One genomic region from Prionailurus bengalensis isolate Pbe53 chromosome C1, Fcat_Pben_1.1_paternal_pri, whole genome shotgun sequence encodes:
- the GAL3ST2 gene encoding galactose-3-O-sulfotransferase 2, giving the protein MLSPPGGMQRCFQAILLLALIVFLLAGFLHRDIRLFEPLLWGQAEGPPVINVMFLKTHKTASSTVLNILFRFAETHNLSVALPAGSRFHLGYPWLFLARYVEGLESPGPQRHFNIMCNHLRFNLPEVQKVMPEDTFYFSILRNPVFQLESAFAYYRKDVPAFRAAGSLDAFLAAPRTYYHRGVGLRNAPARNGMWFDLGFDNDAPADEAYVRARLADVERRFQLVLIAEHLDESLVLLRHLLRWRLDDVVAFPLNSRSRRSVAGLSPEARARARRWCALDWRLYEHFNRTLWARVGAELGPRRLRSEVARLRARRRELAARCLQDGEAKTGSQITDRRLRPYQSGVADIMGYNLRRDLDNQTRQMCLRMVTPELQYMAHLYARQFPGKPPKNIPLLEE; this is encoded by the exons ATGCTGTCCCCGCCAGGTGGCATGCAGAG GTGCTTCCAGGCCATTCTCCTTCTGGCCCTGATCGTGTTCCTGCTGGCTGGCTTCCTGCACAGGGACATCAGGCTGTTCGAACC CCTGCTCTGGGGCCAGGCCGAGGGGCCACCCGTTATCAACGTCATGTTCCTCAAGACGCACAAGACCGCCAGCAGCACGGTGCTCAACATCCTCTTCCGCTTTGCGGAGACGCACAACCTGTCGGTGGCGCTACCCGCCGGCTCTCGCTTTCACCTGGGCTACCCCTGGCTCTTCCTGGCGCGCTACGTGGAGGGCCTGGAGTCCCCCGGCCCGCAGCGGCATTTCAACATCATGTGCAACCACCTGAGGTTCAACCTGCCGGAG GTGCAGAAGGTCATGCCCGAAGACACTTTCTACTTCTCCATCCTCAGAAACCCCGTCTTCCAGCTGGAGTCCGCCTTCGCGTACTACAGGAAAGACGTGCCCGCCTTCCGGGCGGCGGGCAGCCTGGACGCCTTCCTGGCCGCCCCGCGCACCTACTACCACCGCGGCGTGGGCCTGCGCAACGCCCCCGCCCGGAACGGCATGTGGTTCGACCTGGGCTTCGACAACGACGCGCCGGCCGACGAGGCGTACGTGCGCGCGCGCCTCGCCGACGTGGAGCGGCGCTTCCAGCTGGTGCTCATCGCCGAGCACTTGGACGAGTCCCTGGTGCTGCTGCGCCACCTGCTGCGCTGGCGGCTGGACGACGTGGTGGCCTTCCCGCTCAACTCGCGCAGCCGGCGCAGCGTCGCCGGCCTGTCGCCCGAGGCCCGCGCGCGCGCCCGGCGCTGGTGCGCCCTCGACTGGCGCCTCTACGAGCACTTTAACCGCACCCTGTGGGCCCGCGTGGGCGCCGAGCTGGGCCCGCGGCGCCTGCGCTCCGAGGTGGCCCGGCTGCGGGCGCGGCGGCGGGAGCTCGCGGCGCGGTGCCTGCAGGACGGCGAGGCCAAGACCGGGTCGCAGATCACCGACCGCCGGCTGCGCCCCTACCAGTCGGGCGTGGCCGACATCATGGGCTACAACCTCCGGCGGGACCTGGACAACCAGACGCGGCAGATGTGCCTGAGGATGGTGACGCCCGAGCTCCAGTACATGGCCCACCTGTACGCCCGCCAGTTCCCGGGGAAGCCCCCCAAGAACATCCCCCTCCTGGAGGAATAG